The following proteins are encoded in a genomic region of Pungitius pungitius chromosome 17, fPunPun2.1, whole genome shotgun sequence:
- the hepacam2 gene encoding HEPACAM family member 2, with protein MEARGRTALCVCSILFTLTDVSPDFIHVPSSIHHGIEGESALLAVETRFRLDDVDIQGTWSHTGANGTTTTLMTFTKDINIPDMAYRGRLLFRKPNVSLLIHELQQADEGDYHLKLNIAFHNKKGLFIKEERTVHVTVDVPVSTPVVEKSPSYAVVEDQANVTWTCSVERGTRVVFRWLRDNVALDLRDRYRFSRDNSTLFIAPVRKEDKGSYRCVAGNTVSEGRASRAVELNVYYGPYNLEVNSGQGLRTGEVFTINPGELVFFECQADSNPPNSYVWISKSRNATVITQGPRLEVRSYKLAQAEEYLCRAFNNATQKQNEAQFTLVVASLGTGKEKHSQDGGYLSPVAAITVSSLFVIGCMLLFFLRRTCHPKRVLMSIYNRPLTEQKRPHRSGHEDATEDFGIYEFVSIPGKMESAQASCRSLARLESVQDMHTTIYDVIGRVPETPSQSLLN; from the exons ATGGAGGCCAGAGGAAGAACAGCCCTGTGTGTCTGCTCTATTCTCTTCACACTAACAG ACGTCAGCCCTGACTTCATCCACGTCCCTTCCTCCATCCATCATGGTATCGAAGGGGAGTCCGCCCTCCTCGCCGTTGAGACTCGCTTCCGGCTGGATGATGTTGACATCCAGGGTACTTGGTCCCACACCGGGGCGAACGGCACCACGACCACGTTGATGACCTTTACCAAAGACATCAACATCCCTGACATGGCGTACCGCGGCCGCCTCCTCTTCAGGAAACCCAACGTGTCTCTGCTAATCCATGAATTGCAACAGGCCGATGAGGGGGACTACCACCTGAAACTCAACATAGCCTTCCATAACAAGAAAGGGCTTTTTATCAAGGAGGAGAGAACTGTGCACGTAACAGTGGACG TCCCCGTCTCCACTCCGGTCGTCGAGAAGAGCCCGTCGTACGCAGTAGTTGAGGACCAGGCAAACGTGACCTGGACTTGTTCTGTGGAGCGGGGGACGAGGGTTGTGTTCCGCTGGCTGCGGGACAACGTGGCGCTGGACCTCCGAGACAGATACCGCTTCTCCCGAGACAACTCTACGCTGTTCATCGCTCCCGTGAGGAAAGAGGACAAGGGGAGCTACCGCTGTGTGGCCGGCAACACTGTGAGCGAGGGGCGAGCCAGCAGGGCCGTGGAGCTCAACGTGTACT ACGGCCCTTACAACCTGGAGGTGAACTCGGGCCAGGGCCTGCGGACCGGAGAAGTGTTCACCATCAACCCCGGAGAGCTGGTCTTCTTTGAATGCCAGGCCGACTCCAACCCACCCAACAGCTACGTCTGGATCTCCAAGAGCCGCAACGCCACCGTCATCACCCAGGGCCCGCGGCTGGAGGTGCGCTCCTACAAACTGGCCCAGGCCGAGGAGTACCTTTGCCGCGCCTTCAACAACGCCACCCAGAAGCAGAACGAGGCCCAGTTCACTCTGGTGGTGGCCAGCTTAGGGACAG GGAAAGAAAAGCACTCCCAAGACGGCGGCTATCTATCCCCCGTGGCAGCCATTACTGTCTCCTCTCTGTTCGTCATCGGCTGCATGTTGCTGTTCTTCCTCAGGAGAACCTGCCATCCTAAGAGAG TGCTCATGAGCATTTACAACAG ACCGCTTACGGAGCAGAAAAGACCACATCGTTCAG GTCATGAAGATGCCACAGAAGACTTTGGTATCTACGAGTTTGTCTCTATACCTGGGAAAATGGAATCAGCACAG GCATCATGCAGATCTCTGGCTCGGCTTGAGTCAGTCCAGGATATGCACACCACCATCTACGATGTGATCGGACGTGTTCCCGAAACCCCTAGTCAGAGTCTACTGAACTAA